One part of the Vicia villosa cultivar HV-30 ecotype Madison, WI linkage group LG6, Vvil1.0, whole genome shotgun sequence genome encodes these proteins:
- the LOC131611321 gene encoding allene oxide cyclase, chloroplastic-like, translated as MATSTNVLSSFINPTSIATTPKPFLTPPSSFTPFTSSNSSLTKSLKMNAVPKKSFTCKSQVSEHVNTENAQELFVYELNERDRGSPAYLRLSNKSVNTLGDLVPFSNKLYTGDLQKRIGITAGICILIQHNEERKGDRYEAIYSLHFGNYGSLAVQGPYLTYEDTYLTVTGGSGIFEGVSGQVKLHQIVFPFKILYTFYLKGIKPLPQELLGQHVEPHVGVEASADAKALQPHATIAGFKNY; from the exons ATGGCCACTTCAACCAATGTCTTGAGTTCCTTCATTAACCCTACTTCTATTGCCACCACCCCTAAACCGTTTCTAACACCCCCATCTTCTTTCACACCTTTCACTTCATCAAATTCATCTCTCACAAAGAGCCTTAAGATGAACGCAGTTCCTAAGAAATCTTTTACTTGCAAAAGTCAAGTAAGCGAGCACGTCAACACTG AAAATGCTCAAGAATTGTTTGTGTATGAACTCAACGAAAGAGACCGTGGAAGCCCTGCTTATTTGAGATTAAGCAACAAAAGTGTTAACACTCTTGGTGATTTAGTTCCTTTCAGCAACAAA TTGTACACTGGTGACCTACAAAAACGCATTGGAATAACAGCTGGAATATGCATACTGATTCAACACAATGAGGAAAGGAAAGGTGATAGATATGAAGCAATCTACAGTCTTCACTTTGGAAACTATGGTTCATTGGCAGTTCAAGGACCGTATCTTACTTATGAGGACACATACTTAACAGTGACTGGTGGATCTGGAATATTTGAAGGAGTTAGTGGACAAGTGAAGTTGCATCAGATTGTTTTTCCGTTTAAGATTCTGTATACGTTTTATTTGAAGGGTATTAAGCCTTTGCCTCAAGAGCTTCTTGGTCAACATGTTGAGCCTCATGTTGGTGTTGAAGCTTCTGCTGATGCTAAGGCTCTTCAGCCTCATGCTACCATTGCTGGATTTAAGAATTACTAG